From Alienimonas californiensis, a single genomic window includes:
- a CDS encoding efflux RND transporter permease subunit, giving the protein MPAFPQNADPDVRPGRRSSAVPRASWALAAFCLVLPAVGWGLTQIHLENDVESWLPDGDPDAARLAWFKEHFPSEDTLVLSWAGVQAGDPKLEEFAAAIRGAADAEGIPRGGSRLIDRVVTPTALASRMVESGVEPEDAVRRVTGLLVGGGPLRVVLTPVGEADPATAAERIAAAVRVAADVDAEVAPAVAGDPYAVPTSADDESGDGEPAGDIPFAFPAVGPHDLTVRWPRMDASAETLAAARAAVEGVRDAEGRPFVEEVFRVPGQPAAISVTLSEAGAADPKATVAALKEAAEAVGVPRDELRIGGRTVTAVALNQALKRTALNREAPAWKLWERSPVLLSFLVSALLAFWLLGGLRVSLCVLGATVFTVLTALSIVPLTGGGMNMVLVVMPSLLMVLTLSAGVHLVNYYRHAAENGAPNAVARALAVARTPTTLAAGTTAVGLISLYVSPLTPVSEFGLYSSAGCGIMLAVVLYGLPALLDHLAPPPAARRIGSSVWETYARILTRWRLPVIAGCLLVAAVCSAGLTRFRTETKVIKYFPASEPVVQDYGYFEDRITGVIPVDVVVRFEQEALEDPEQRFTNRLEVVRAVADRIAEHPEISGAVSLASFVPKTEPLPPDASRFARISYFRRAGEIENRVRENPASAGFVTTTRLTSPEDEDGVSLAEPGDEIWRISAQANILTDVDYAVLTADLHTAAADVLKDEPGAGYAVTGLVPLFLRTQEAVLEGLIESFGLAFAVIAVVMSVVLGSVRAGLTAMLPNILPVTAIFGLISWLAVPVDIGMMISASVALGIAVDGTLHLVAAFRHAPAGLSREEAAAHALHECGPALWQTSLIVGVGLLMLAPAELLLVSRFGWLMSALIAAALVADVVLLPALLAGPMGSLIRRQPASEDDDEESEPPAAAGDVGAREEPTRVKTPEPRPQLAAFTRPA; this is encoded by the coding sequence TTGCCGGCCTTCCCCCAGAATGCGGACCCGGACGTCCGGCCGGGCCGCCGGTCTTCGGCGGTCCCCCGCGCCTCTTGGGCGCTCGCGGCGTTCTGCCTCGTCCTGCCCGCGGTCGGTTGGGGGCTGACGCAGATCCACCTGGAAAACGACGTCGAAAGCTGGCTGCCGGACGGCGACCCGGACGCGGCCCGCCTGGCCTGGTTCAAAGAGCACTTCCCCAGCGAGGACACGCTGGTCCTCAGTTGGGCCGGCGTGCAGGCGGGCGATCCGAAACTGGAAGAGTTCGCCGCCGCCATCCGCGGCGCCGCCGACGCCGAGGGCATCCCCCGCGGCGGCAGCCGCCTGATCGACCGCGTCGTCACCCCCACGGCACTGGCGAGCCGCATGGTGGAGTCCGGCGTGGAGCCGGAGGACGCCGTCCGCCGCGTCACCGGCCTGCTGGTCGGCGGCGGTCCGTTGCGGGTGGTGCTCACGCCGGTCGGCGAAGCGGACCCGGCCACCGCCGCGGAACGCATCGCCGCGGCGGTTCGCGTCGCCGCGGACGTCGACGCCGAGGTCGCCCCGGCCGTCGCCGGCGATCCCTACGCCGTGCCCACTTCGGCAGATGACGAGTCGGGAGACGGCGAGCCGGCGGGCGACATCCCCTTCGCGTTCCCCGCGGTCGGTCCGCACGATCTGACGGTCCGCTGGCCGCGAATGGACGCCTCGGCGGAGACGCTGGCGGCGGCCCGGGCCGCTGTGGAGGGCGTCCGCGACGCGGAGGGACGGCCGTTCGTCGAGGAGGTTTTCCGCGTGCCGGGGCAGCCGGCGGCGATCTCCGTCACCCTCTCCGAGGCCGGCGCCGCCGATCCGAAGGCGACGGTGGCGGCGCTCAAGGAGGCCGCGGAGGCCGTCGGCGTGCCCCGGGACGAGTTACGAATCGGCGGACGCACCGTCACCGCGGTCGCCCTGAACCAGGCGCTGAAACGCACCGCCCTGAACCGGGAGGCGCCCGCCTGGAAGCTGTGGGAGCGGAGCCCGGTGCTGCTGTCGTTCCTGGTCTCCGCCCTGTTGGCTTTTTGGCTGTTGGGCGGGCTGCGGGTCTCGCTGTGCGTGCTGGGGGCGACGGTGTTCACCGTGCTGACCGCCCTGAGCATCGTCCCGCTGACCGGGGGCGGGATGAACATGGTGCTGGTCGTGATGCCCTCGCTGCTGATGGTGCTGACGCTCAGCGCGGGGGTGCACCTCGTCAACTACTACCGACACGCCGCGGAGAACGGCGCCCCGAACGCCGTCGCCCGGGCGTTGGCCGTCGCCCGCACGCCGACGACGCTGGCGGCCGGCACGACGGCCGTCGGGTTGATCTCCCTGTACGTCAGCCCGCTGACGCCGGTCAGCGAGTTCGGGCTCTACTCCTCGGCGGGCTGCGGGATCATGCTGGCCGTCGTGCTGTACGGCCTGCCGGCCCTGCTGGACCACCTCGCACCGCCCCCGGCCGCTCGCCGCATCGGCAGCTCCGTGTGGGAAACGTACGCGCGAATCCTCACCCGGTGGCGGCTGCCGGTGATCGCCGGCTGTCTGCTCGTCGCCGCCGTCTGCTCGGCGGGGCTGACGCGGTTCCGCACGGAGACGAAGGTCATCAAGTACTTCCCGGCCTCGGAGCCGGTCGTGCAGGACTACGGCTACTTCGAGGATCGCATCACGGGCGTGATTCCCGTCGACGTGGTGGTGCGGTTTGAGCAGGAGGCGCTCGAAGATCCCGAGCAGCGGTTCACGAACCGGCTGGAAGTGGTGCGGGCGGTGGCGGACCGCATCGCGGAGCACCCGGAGATCAGTGGGGCGGTCTCGCTGGCCAGTTTCGTCCCGAAGACCGAGCCGCTGCCGCCGGACGCCAGCCGTTTTGCCCGGATCAGCTACTTTCGGCGGGCCGGGGAGATTGAGAACCGCGTTCGCGAGAACCCCGCGTCGGCCGGCTTCGTGACGACGACACGTCTGACCTCTCCCGAGGACGAAGACGGCGTGTCGCTGGCGGAGCCCGGCGACGAAATCTGGCGGATCAGCGCCCAGGCGAACATCCTCACCGACGTCGATTACGCGGTCCTCACCGCCGACCTGCACACCGCCGCCGCGGACGTGCTGAAGGATGAACCGGGCGCCGGGTACGCCGTGACCGGGCTGGTACCGCTGTTCCTCCGCACGCAGGAGGCGGTGTTGGAAGGCCTGATTGAAAGTTTCGGGCTTGCCTTCGCCGTCATCGCGGTCGTGATGAGCGTCGTGCTGGGATCGGTGCGGGCGGGACTGACGGCGATGCTGCCGAACATCCTGCCGGTCACGGCGATCTTCGGGCTGATCAGCTGGCTCGCCGTGCCGGTGGACATCGGCATGATGATCTCCGCCAGTGTGGCGCTGGGCATCGCGGTGGACGGCACCTTGCACTTGGTCGCCGCGTTCCGACACGCCCCCGCGGGACTGTCGCGGGAGGAAGCGGCTGCCCACGCCTTGCACGAATGCGGCCCGGCCCTGTGGCAGACGAGCCTGATCGTGGGCGTGGGCCTGCTGATGCTCGCCCCGGCGGAGCTGCTGCTGGTCAGCCGGTTCGGCTGGCTGATGTCCGCGCTGATCGCCGCGGCGCTGGTGGCGGACGTGGTGCTCCTGCCCGCGCTGCTCGCCGGGCCGATGGGGTCCCTGATTCGCCGTCAACCGGCCTCGGAGGACGACGACGAAGAGAGCGAACCGCCCGCGGCCGCCGGGGACGTCGGCGCCCGGGAGG
- the hemW gene encoding radical SAM family heme chaperone HemW, translating to MHRSVYVHVPFCRHRCGYCDFTLVAGRDDLADRYLAALDRELDRVEPPEAGGRRELDTLFLGGGTPTRLTGPQLDRLFASVFRRYQLGEGAEVSVEANPSDVTPELIDRLADAGVNRISLGVQSFDAAALKTLERDHLPADVPRVLETVRRRIDNVSLDLIYAVPGQDLAGWEETLDAALALEPTHLSTYGLTFEKGTAFWSRRRRGELISPPEESERDMYAAAMDRPAAAGLRQYELSSHARPGFECRHNRAYWSGDEFEAFGPGAASLLGGVRRMNHRGVLGWLRRLEAGESPWIEEEALGPADRARELVMLNLRRVEGIDGEDFPRRTGFKIDELLSEELLEQQRLGLVERDDAGVRLTREGRFVADGVMSAFL from the coding sequence GTGCATCGCTCCGTCTACGTCCACGTCCCGTTCTGCCGGCATCGCTGCGGGTATTGCGATTTCACGCTTGTCGCCGGCCGCGACGACCTGGCCGATCGCTATCTCGCGGCGCTCGACCGGGAACTGGATCGCGTCGAACCGCCGGAGGCCGGCGGGCGGCGGGAGCTGGACACGCTGTTCCTCGGCGGCGGCACGCCCACCCGGCTGACGGGCCCGCAACTCGACCGACTGTTCGCCTCGGTCTTCCGTCGCTACCAGTTGGGGGAGGGGGCGGAGGTCTCTGTCGAGGCGAACCCCTCGGACGTCACGCCGGAACTCATCGACCGGCTCGCCGACGCGGGGGTGAACCGCATCAGCCTCGGCGTCCAGTCCTTCGACGCGGCCGCGCTGAAGACGCTCGAACGGGATCACCTCCCGGCGGACGTGCCCCGCGTGCTGGAGACCGTCCGGCGGCGGATCGACAACGTCTCGCTGGACCTCATCTACGCCGTGCCGGGGCAGGATCTGGCGGGGTGGGAGGAGACGCTGGACGCGGCCCTCGCCCTGGAACCGACGCACCTCTCCACCTACGGGCTGACGTTCGAGAAGGGCACCGCCTTCTGGTCCCGCCGCCGCCGGGGGGAGCTGATCTCCCCGCCGGAGGAGTCGGAGCGGGACATGTACGCCGCGGCGATGGATCGCCCTGCCGCGGCCGGCCTGCGGCAGTACGAACTGAGCAGCCACGCCCGCCCGGGGTTCGAGTGTCGCCACAACCGGGCCTATTGGAGCGGGGACGAGTTCGAAGCGTTCGGCCCCGGGGCGGCGAGCCTGCTGGGCGGGGTGCGGCGGATGAACCACCGCGGCGTGCTCGGCTGGCTGCGTCGCCTCGAAGCCGGCGAGTCGCCGTGGATCGAGGAGGAGGCGCTCGGCCCGGCGGACCGGGCGCGGGAACTCGTCATGTTGAACCTCCGCCGTGTCGAGGGGATCGACGGCGAGGACTTCCCCCGCCGCACCGGCTTCAAGATTGACGAGTTGCTCAGCGAGGAACTGCTCGAACAGCAACGCCTCGGACTGGTGGAGCGAGACGATGCCGGCGTCCGGCTGACCCGGGAGGGCCGCTTCGTCGCCGACGGAGTTATGTCGGCGTTCCTCTAA